A region of the Streptomyces sp. NBC_00442 genome:
CGGTACGCTCGCCCCCATGCCCTACGTCCTGCTCGCCTGTGCCATCGGCTCGGAGATCGTCGCCACCTCCGCGCTGAAGTACAGCGAGGGCTTCACCAGGCTCTGGCCGTCGCTGATCACCGCGGCCGGCTATCTGCTCGCCTTCTACCTGCTGTCGCTGACGCTCAAGTCCCTTTCCGTGGGCACCGCGTACGCGATCTGGTCGGGCGTGGGGACGGCCGTCATCGCGGCCATCGGGATGGTCTTCATGGGGGAGGCGATGACCGCGGCGAAGATCGCCGGGATT
Encoded here:
- a CDS encoding DMT family transporter is translated as MPYVLLACAIGSEIVATSALKYSEGFTRLWPSLITAAGYLLAFYLLSLTLKSLSVGTAYAIWSGVGTAVIAAIGMVFMGEAMTAAKIAGIALVIGGVVLLNIGGAAH